One candidate division KSB1 bacterium DNA segment encodes these proteins:
- a CDS encoding CsgG/HfaB family protein, with protein sequence MKKIFALCFMAFLLNSSFILPQQENKTIAILDFSNNSIVEKEKYSALSQALAEIMITELSKVPDLQLVERQRMNALLQEMQLSQSGVLSEQAGIQVGKLLGAHYLVFGSYMVSFDQMIRVDVRIVEVETGITIKAEEITDKVGQLFHIIKKLNEKIVKDLNIRLSKEARAAWQNSAVSFDVISSFSTALKLEEQNKFKEAKQIYQTILSNNPAFEPARKRLNELSTKNKDFE encoded by the coding sequence ATGAAAAAAATTTTTGCTCTATGTTTCATGGCTTTTCTTCTCAATTCAAGCTTCATCTTGCCCCAACAGGAAAATAAAACTATCGCGATACTAGATTTTTCTAACAACAGCATAGTCGAAAAAGAGAAATATTCAGCGCTCTCACAAGCCTTAGCCGAAATCATGATCACGGAATTGAGCAAAGTTCCAGACCTTCAACTCGTGGAGCGACAAAGAATGAATGCACTGTTACAGGAAATGCAGCTCTCGCAGAGCGGCGTTCTCTCTGAACAAGCTGGCATTCAAGTTGGCAAGCTATTAGGTGCTCATTACCTGGTTTTTGGAAGCTATATGGTCTCATTTGATCAAATGATCCGCGTTGACGTGAGAATAGTTGAAGTGGAGACAGGTATTACAATTAAAGCGGAAGAAATAACAGATAAGGTTGGACAACTATTTCATATTATCAAAAAGCTTAACGAAAAAATAGTAAAGGATTTGAATATTCGTCTATCAAAAGAGGCAAGAGCTGCCTGGCAGAACTCTGCTGTGTCATTTGATGTGATTTCGAGTTTTTCAACGGCATTAAAATTAGAAGAACAAAACAAATTTAAAGAAGCAAAACAGATCTATCAAACAATATTATCAAATAACCCAGCTTTTGAACCGGCCCGAAAACGTCTCAACGAGCTTTCAACTAAAAATAAAGATTTCGAATGA
- the thrS gene encoding threonine--tRNA ligase, translated as MDRVKITFQDGSVKEFQKGITPLQILQQKINDAALSQKIVAARFNENLIDLSRPLHQDGSLSFVSYDTPEGMEVFWHSTAHIMAHAIKLLYPEAKFGFGPALEDRFFYDFDIDHSLVPEDLEKIEQKMKEIVAANNPFIREELSKEEAIKLFKERNEPYKVEHIQELSDSTSIYREGDFVDLCSGPHLPSTGMVKHFKLLAISGAYWKGDERNPMLQRIYGASFPTKEQLDAFLHKIEEAKRRDHRRLGRELDLFSINDECGAGLILWHPKGALIRKIIEDFWRNEHLKAGYELVFTPHIARLDLWGKSGHLDFFAENMFAPIEMENVKYQLKPMNCPFHLLIYKSQSRSYRDLPIRWAELGTVYRYERSGVLHGLMRVRGFTQDDAHIICRPDQLQDEIIRCLNFTVFILNTFGFTNFEIYLSTRPEKFVGEIKNWELATEALRMALEQKRLSYKIDPGEGVFYGPKIDIKIKDVLDRAWQCTTIQVDFNEPQRFDITYRGVDGQDHRPIMIHRALMGSLERFFGTLIEHYGGAFPVWLAPIQVMILPITDAHHEYARRVADALTQKSIRAKIDDRNEKVGFKIREAEVQKIPYMAIIGDKEKQSETVAVRKRKIGDLGPMKLAAFIDQVLKEIEEKTVQ; from the coding sequence ATGGATAGGGTTAAAATCACTTTTCAAGATGGCAGTGTCAAAGAATTTCAAAAAGGAATAACTCCACTTCAAATCCTTCAACAAAAAATAAATGATGCTGCGCTGAGTCAAAAAATAGTTGCCGCTCGATTTAATGAGAATTTGATCGACCTCAGTCGTCCGCTTCATCAGGATGGGTCATTGTCTTTCGTTAGTTATGACACTCCCGAAGGAATGGAGGTTTTTTGGCACAGTACCGCCCATATCATGGCCCATGCCATTAAGCTGCTCTATCCCGAAGCAAAATTTGGGTTCGGACCAGCTTTAGAAGATCGATTTTTTTATGATTTCGACATCGATCATTCGCTTGTGCCAGAAGATCTCGAAAAAATAGAACAGAAGATGAAAGAGATCGTTGCGGCCAATAATCCATTCATTCGGGAAGAGCTTTCTAAAGAAGAGGCGATCAAGCTTTTTAAGGAGCGAAACGAACCCTACAAAGTTGAACATATTCAGGAACTCAGCGATAGCACTAGCATTTATCGCGAGGGAGATTTTGTAGATCTTTGCTCAGGTCCCCATTTACCCAGCACAGGAATGGTGAAGCATTTCAAATTGCTAGCCATATCTGGTGCTTACTGGAAGGGCGATGAGCGTAATCCGATGCTTCAGCGCATCTACGGCGCTTCATTTCCCACCAAAGAACAATTGGATGCATTCCTCCATAAGATCGAAGAAGCGAAACGACGTGACCATCGTCGCTTGGGGCGAGAGTTGGACTTGTTCAGCATCAATGATGAGTGCGGTGCTGGGCTCATCCTTTGGCATCCCAAAGGGGCCCTCATCAGAAAAATCATTGAAGATTTTTGGAGAAATGAGCACTTAAAAGCTGGCTACGAATTGGTATTTACGCCTCATATCGCCAGACTAGATCTCTGGGGAAAAAGTGGTCATCTGGATTTTTTCGCCGAGAATATGTTTGCTCCCATCGAGATGGAGAATGTCAAATACCAATTGAAACCGATGAATTGCCCGTTTCATTTGTTGATCTACAAAAGTCAAAGCCGCAGCTATCGCGATCTACCAATTCGATGGGCTGAATTGGGAACGGTTTATCGATACGAGCGTTCTGGGGTGCTCCATGGGCTGATGCGCGTTCGGGGCTTCACTCAGGATGATGCCCACATCATCTGTCGCCCAGATCAACTTCAGGATGAGATAATTCGCTGTTTAAATTTTACAGTCTTTATCTTAAATACCTTTGGATTCACCAATTTTGAGATCTATCTCTCCACTCGTCCAGAAAAATTTGTTGGTGAGATCAAAAATTGGGAGCTGGCTACCGAAGCGCTCCGAATGGCTTTAGAGCAGAAACGATTAAGCTATAAGATCGATCCTGGTGAAGGCGTTTTTTATGGTCCCAAGATCGACATCAAGATCAAGGACGTTTTGGACCGGGCGTGGCAATGTACTACAATTCAAGTCGATTTCAATGAGCCGCAGCGATTTGATATCACTTATCGAGGAGTCGATGGTCAAGATCATCGTCCCATTATGATTCACCGAGCATTGATGGGATCGTTGGAGCGATTTTTTGGGACCCTTATCGAGCATTACGGTGGTGCGTTCCCAGTCTGGTTAGCTCCGATTCAGGTAATGATCCTGCCGATCACCGATGCGCATCATGAGTATGCTCGCCGCGTAGCAGATGCCCTGACCCAAAAATCCATCAGGGCAAAGATCGATGATCGCAATGAAAAAGTCGGATTTAAAATCCGAGAAGCTGAAGTCCAAAAGATCCCTTACATGGCAATCATTGGCGATAAAGAAAAGCAATCAGAAACTGTTGCAGTAAGAAAAAGAAAAATTGGCGATTTAGGACCAATGAAATTAGCTGCTTTTATTGATCAAGTCCTAAAAGAGATAGAAGAAAAAACTGTCCAATAA
- the pheS gene encoding phenylalanine--tRNA ligase subunit alpha codes for MEKQVDLLKQRFLDKIEQVADERQLEEVRILFLGRKGELASYFNLMGSLSQDDRPKVGKKLNLLKSYIQESIEQKAKELTPRGRSVDFFDVTLPGVPAKIGTKHPINQVLDEIKSIFISLGFVVETGPELETDYYNFEALNIPENHPSRDLQDTFYITDKLLLRTHTSPVQIRTMERMSPPVRMIAPGKCYRKDTPDATHSPVFHQVEGLCVDVGVTFADLKGVINAFAKRLFGSEMKIRFRPSFFPFTEPSAEYDFSCIICGGKGCNVCKGTGWLEISGAGMVDPAVFQFVNYDSEKYTGYAFGMGVERIAMLKYGIDDIRTFFENDLRFLNQF; via the coding sequence ATAGAAAAGCAAGTTGACTTATTAAAGCAGCGATTTTTAGATAAAATCGAACAGGTCGCTGATGAACGACAATTAGAAGAGGTTCGGATATTATTTCTTGGCAGAAAGGGTGAACTGGCTTCGTATTTTAATCTAATGGGCAGCTTATCCCAGGACGATCGTCCAAAAGTGGGAAAAAAGCTGAACCTTTTGAAGAGTTATATTCAAGAAAGCATAGAGCAAAAAGCAAAGGAATTGACGCCACGAGGCAGATCAGTAGATTTTTTTGATGTAACCCTGCCAGGAGTGCCAGCAAAGATCGGGACCAAGCATCCAATTAATCAAGTTTTGGATGAAATAAAAAGTATCTTTATCAGTCTGGGATTTGTTGTGGAAACTGGGCCCGAGCTGGAAACAGATTACTATAATTTCGAAGCTTTAAACATCCCAGAAAATCACCCTTCACGGGATCTTCAAGATACATTCTATATTACAGATAAGCTTTTGCTTCGTACCCATACCTCACCAGTGCAAATTCGAACGATGGAACGAATGTCTCCGCCCGTTCGAATGATTGCACCGGGAAAATGCTATCGTAAGGACACACCGGATGCAACCCATTCCCCAGTTTTTCACCAAGTTGAAGGCCTTTGTGTGGATGTTGGTGTGACCTTCGCGGATCTGAAAGGGGTTATTAATGCTTTTGCAAAGCGATTGTTTGGCTCAGAAATGAAAATTCGATTTCGGCCCAGCTTTTTCCCGTTTACAGAGCCAAGTGCTGAATACGATTTCTCCTGTATCATCTGCGGCGGAAAAGGATGTAATGTCTGCAAAGGTACTGGCTGGTTGGAAATTTCTGGCGCTGGAATGGTAGATCCTGCCGTATTTCAATTCGTCAATTACGATAGCGAAAAATATACGGGCTATGCCTTTGGGATGGGCGTAGAGCGAATTGCCATGCTGAAATATGGAATAGATGACATCCGAACCTTCTTCGAAAATGACCTACGCTTTTTGAATCAATTTTAG
- the infC gene encoding translation initiation factor IF-3 has translation MKKKEVRVNEQITSPQVRVIGADGNQIGILKIAEANRLALAAGLDLVEIVPTADPPVCKIMDYGKYRYEQSKKEKIQKRKQHTIQVKEIRLSPKIEQHDIDFKIKHARKFIEQGDKVKFNIIFKGRQIAHKEFGEQLIARVTQELSDVAKLEGEPQFEGRNMVVFLIKK, from the coding sequence ATCAAAAAAAAAGAAGTACGGGTCAACGAGCAAATCACCAGCCCTCAAGTTAGAGTAATCGGTGCAGATGGCAATCAAATTGGGATTTTAAAGATTGCTGAAGCGAACCGACTTGCCTTGGCCGCTGGCCTAGATCTTGTTGAAATCGTGCCGACTGCCGATCCACCGGTTTGCAAGATCATGGATTATGGCAAATATCGATACGAACAAAGCAAAAAAGAGAAGATTCAAAAACGGAAGCAACATACGATTCAGGTAAAAGAGATTCGATTAAGTCCCAAGATCGAGCAACACGACATTGATTTTAAAATAAAACATGCAAGGAAGTTCATCGAGCAAGGTGACAAAGTAAAATTCAATATCATTTTCAAAGGGAGACAAATCGCACATAAAGAGTTTGGCGAACAGCTCATTGCGCGTGTCACTCAGGAATTATCAGATGTTGCCAAACTGGAGGGTGAACCTCAATTTGAAGGTCGGAACATGGTCGTTTTTCTAATTAAGAAATAA
- the rpmI gene encoding 50S ribosomal protein L35 produces the protein MPKMKSKRSAKKRYQLTGSGKVKRFQAFKSHILTSKTRKRKRNLRKPLLVSKADLKRVKSLILA, from the coding sequence ATGCCAAAAATGAAAAGCAAACGAAGTGCAAAAAAAAGATATCAATTAACTGGATCAGGGAAGGTAAAGCGATTCCAAGCTTTTAAGAGCCATATCTTAACATCAAAGACCAGGAAACGAAAAAGAAATCTGAGAAAGCCACTTTTGGTTTCAAAGGCGGATCTAAAAAGAGTGAAGAGTTTAATTTTAGCGTGA
- the rplT gene encoding 50S ribosomal protein L20 encodes MPRSKYSVPSHRRRKKILKAAKGYFGGKHRLLKTAKEAVEKALLYSYRDRRKRKGQFRSLWITRINAAVRKFGLNYSTFMNALRKKDIQLNRKVLADMAVKDPKSFELLVQQLEA; translated from the coding sequence ATGCCCAGATCAAAATATAGTGTACCTTCGCATCGTCGACGCAAAAAAATTTTGAAAGCTGCCAAGGGCTATTTTGGAGGAAAGCATCGCTTATTAAAGACCGCGAAAGAAGCAGTCGAGAAAGCGCTCCTATATTCTTATCGAGATCGAAGGAAGCGAAAAGGCCAATTTCGGAGTTTATGGATTACTCGTATTAATGCCGCTGTTCGAAAATTTGGTCTCAATTATTCGACTTTTATGAATGCATTGCGCAAAAAAGATATTCAACTGAATCGAAAAGTTTTGGCCGACATGGCCGTAAAAGACCCGAAATCATTCGAACTCTTAGTTCAGCAGCTTGAGGCATAG